One Hippoglossus stenolepis isolate QCI-W04-F060 chromosome 22, HSTE1.2, whole genome shotgun sequence DNA segment encodes these proteins:
- the LOC118101417 gene encoding transmembrane protein 60, translated as MSLAQRVLLTWVFTLVFLIMLVLKLDGKVQWNWFLIFLPVWVFDGILILMLAIKMAGRCKPGYDPRNGSPDLRLRAWYLTAMLLKLGFCLTLCAKLEKLADVKLTFVCIPLWTMLLGALVELGLNIFPERREA; from the exons ATGTCTCTGGCTCAGAGGGTTTTACTGACCTGGGTCTTCACCCTAGTCTTCCTCATCATGCTCGTGCTCAAACTGGATGGGAAG GTGCAGTGGAACTggttcctcatcttcctccctgtTTGGGTCTTCGATGGCATCCTCATCCTCATGCTCGCCATCAAGATGGCAGGCCGCTGCAAGCCTGGGTACGACCCCCGCAACGGCTCCCCGGACCTGCGGCTGCGCGCCTGGTACCTGACCGCCATGCTGCTCAAGCTGGGCTTCTGCCTGACACTGTGCGCCAAGCTGGAGAAGCTGGCCGACGTGAAGCTGACGTTTGTGTGCATTCCGCTGTGGACCATGTTACTGGGAGCGCTGGTGGAGCTGGGGCTGAATATCTttcctgagaggagagaggcctga